The genomic stretch GCAATCCCCTTCTATTCGCAGGGAGGCGAACCGCTCTACGACATCTTCCTGATCAAGTCGGTCCTGCTCGTCTTCTCCACCGCGCTCGGGACCTTCCTCATCCTGATCTACATCAGGGGCGTACACGCCCGGTTCGTCCGGGAAGGTGCCCTGCTCGGCGGCGTGTGGCTCCTGATCAACTGGGCGCTTGACGCCGTCATCCTCCTGCCTCTCTCGGGGATGGACGCCGGCACCTACATGGCGCAGATCGGCCTTCGTTACCTCAGTATCCCGATCATCGCGGTCGGGATCGGGTATGCGGCCGAGCAGGCCGTCCGGGGGACCGGGTAATCCCTTGGTACCTGTCCTGCCATCAGATACGGATCTTACGGAAGAGGTACGCCCCGATAACGGTCATGAGTACGGTGCACCCGCCCAGGACGGCGAGGCTTGCGAGCGGATGGATCTGTGCTGTCCCGGTGAGGCCGTAGCGTATCCCCTCGACGCCGTAGGTCAGGGGGTCGGCGAGTGTCAGCGGCCGAAGCCATGCGGGCAGGCTGTTGATGGGGAAGAGCGCTCCCGAGAGCCCGAAGATCGGGAAGATCACGAAGTTCATGATGAGCTGGAAGCCGTGCATATCCTCCATCCTCGATGCGATGGCGATGCCGAACGCCGTGAAGGTCACGCCGATCAGCACCATGAACCCGAGGGCGATGAAGAACCCGGTTATGCTGGTGGGCTTGAGCCCGATGAAGAGCGCAAGCACCATGAGGATCAACCCCTGGATGACCGCCGTCGTCGCCCCCCCGAGCGTCTGGCCGAGCATGATCTCAAGGCGCGAGACCGGGGCGACGAGCGTCTCTTTCAGGAATCCGAACTGTTTGTCCCAGATGACCTGGATCCCTGAGAAGACCGATGTGAAGAGAACGCTCATGGCCACGATGCCCGGGATGATGAAGCCCATGTACCCTTCTCCTCCCATGCCCGGGATCTGAACGACCGAGCTCAGCCCAAATCCGAGCACCAGCATGAAGAAAAGGGGCATCCCGAGGCTGCCGACGATCCTGCTCTTCGACCGCAGGTAGCGCTTGATGTTCCGCAGCCAGATGGTGTAAATGATATCCATGCCTACCGCCTCCCTGCCCAGCGGAACATCTGCATCGCCTTTCTGCTGCCTGTCTCCTCCCTGATCGTCCTTCCTGTATAGTGCAGGAAGACGTCCTCGAGCGTTGGTTTGCGGACCGAGAGGGAGGTGATATCGATGCCGTTCTGGTGGATGGCGGTCACGATCCCGGGGATGTGCCGGTCGGCGTCCTGCAGGCGGACCGTCACCGAGCCGTCGTGCTCCTCGATTCCCGAAACCCACGGGGCGGCCAGGAGATTGATGACTGCATCGGGGTTGGGCGAGGCTATGGTGACGACATCGCCGCCGATTGAGGATTTCAGGTTCTCCGCGGTATCGAGCGCTACGATCGTCCCGTGATCGATGATCGCCACCCGGTCGCAGAGCCGGTCGGCCTCCTCCATGTAGTGGGTGGTGAGGATGATGGTGATGCCCTTCTCGTTGTTCAGCTGCTCTATGTACTCCCAGAGGTGGTTTCGTGTTTGCGGGTCGAGGCCGAGGGTGGGCTCGTCCAGGAAGAGCACTTTCGGTTCATGGAGCAGTCCCCGGGCGATCTCGAGCCGGCGCCGCATGCCGCCGGAATAGGTCTTGACGAGGTCATCTTTCCTGTCTTCGAGCCCGACGAGGGTCAGGAGTTCGTCGATACGCTTCCGGCGCACCTCCCCGGGGATCCGGTAGAGGCGGCCGTGGAAGTCCATGTTCTCGTACGCGGTCAGTTCTTCGTCCAGGCTCTGATCCTGGAAGACGATCCCGATAGACTTCCTGACACCGTCTTCATCGGTCACGATATCATGGCCGTTGACTGTCGCCGTGCCCGAGGTGGGTGTGAGCATCGTCGAGAGCATAGAGATCGTCGTCGTTTTTCCCGCTCCGTTCGGGCCGAGCAGCCCGAAGATCTCGCCGCTCTCGATGGTGAACGAGATCCCGTCGACGGCGACGAAATCGTCGAAGGATTTCGTCAGGTTATTGACGCGTATGGCCGGGACGGCTCCGGCTCCGTAGCGTGGTGTATCCGTGTGCATTCGAGCACCTGGTCGTCATTCTTCGGGCGGCTCTTCCGGAGCTTTCTCGAAGATCTGGAGCATTTTTTCGGCGATCCTGCGGAATCTGTCTGCTTTGACGATGGCGATCCCGTGGTCCTCGTCGCCGAGGACCATCAGCGTATCACCGGGTCTGATGTCGAAGATATCCCGGGCCTCTTTCGGGATAACGATCTGACCGCGTTCACCGACTTTGACCGTTCCGAAGATGTGTTTTTTATCATTATGGTCGTGGCGGCAGTGATGGTTGTGGAACATGCAGGTTACCTCGTTGAAATATCCCATGTTGCGTCTTTGTGGTTATCCCGGGCATCCTCTCACCCCGTCAGATAATTCACACAAATCATATTGGTATGTATTATCATACATCATAAACTCCTCGCTCCGGTACACCCCTGACCCTGACTTGAGTGTTGCGGCGTTGCCGGGGGCTGGAAAAAGTGAGAAAAATACTTGCTCCGCCGGGATTCGGCAGGCAATGGTTCGCAACAGGCCGACAGGGAACCTACTGGCCCTGATCCGTCCTCACCCCCAGAATCAGTAAGCGCCAGCCCGGGCCTGCTGGTCTCTTCGGAAGGTTAACCGCTCGCTACCCGGCGTCATATCGGAGTGGCAGTAAAAAAAGTATTATTCCTGCCGGCGCTCTGCCTTCTTCGCCGCCAGGCGCTTGATGAGGGAGAGGTCGACGGCGCCGCCGGTCGCGAGTTTCCCCTGCCAGACCGCACGGTCGACGAACCCTCTCCCGATGTCGTTCCTGATCACGAGCGTCGTGTAGCCGTCCGGCGACCCGACGGCACCCGCGGAGACGTCCGCGTTCACCGCCGTAAAGTCGGTGCAGACGTGGCACCCGGGGCGGACGGACTCCTCCAGCTCGGCGAGCGGGATGGAGATCTGCCGCTCGTCCTGCAGGTAGACGTCCAGTTTGCCCTTGATGTCCAGGCGGTGGATCTCCCATGGCTCGATCTTCTTCTCCGACTGCAGTTTCCCCTCGACCAGTTTCGCGTAGTCGAAGGTCTCCGTGCAGAAGAGGCCGATCACGAGCCGGATCGCCTTCGCGTAGGGCCGGAGGAGTTCATGGTCGCTCGCCCGGATCGCCTGGGTCGCCCGCGCCACGCAGGGCACGCCCACGACGGCGATGCGGCGGTACTTCCGGGTGACCACGGCTTCCTTGAGGGACGCAAGGAGCGGCACCCACCAGGAGTAGCGGCTCCCGGCATGCTTGATGAGTGCGTCCGACGAGGTGATCACCGCAGACGACGGCTTCATCGTCCAGGGGTCTCTCGTCACGGTGACGACCGCATCGATCAGCCCCTCGTCGAGGGCGTTGACGAGGATCGCCGTCACCGCACCGCCGCTCTGCTTACGCTCAACCGGGAAGACCGACCGGGCCGCAACGATATCCTGGTAGGACCCGAGCATCTTCCCCTGCGTTGCGATATCGATCCGCGGGCAGGCCGCGTAGCACGCCCCGCAGGGCACGCCGTCGTTATCGGCCTTGCAGTAGCCGATGTTCACCGGCGCATCGGTGTTCCCCGGCGCGAACCGGAGGGCATCCGCCGGACAGACCGCCACGCACGCCCCGCACCCGGAGCAGAGTTCCGTATCCCAGACCTCCGACTTCAGGTCTTTGAATGTCTTTGTCTCCATGCCCATCACTCCCACGTATACTTCCCGGCAAAGGGCCGTGCGCTCGCAGGGACGATCCGGGTGTAGTCCGCGTTCACGAGCGGCTCCGGATCGAGCCCGAAATCGGCCGCAAACTCCCGGATGACCGGGGCGATCCGTGCCCGGTCCTCATCGGTGAGCGGCAGTTTCTTTGCGCCTGCAGCGAGGCAGGCTTCGTCCACGTCTCCGCGGATGACGATCTCGCCGCCGTGGATCCCGCTCCCGATCTCCCGGGCTTTCATAACCCCGTCGAGACCGAGGACGAGCAGGAGGCCGCCCGCCATGTACTCGCCGAGGAACGTCTGTGCCGACCCGCCGACGACCAGTATCGGCCGCTGCGTCTCGTACTGCTTCATGTGGATCCCGCCCCGGTAACCGATATCTCCGCGGACGAAGACCTTGCCGCCCCGCATGCTGTGCGCCACCGCGTCGCCGGCGCTTCCGTGGATCACCACCTTTCCGGAGTCCATCGTGTTGCCGGGCGCGTGCTCCGCGTTGCCGCTGACGATGACGGTCGGGCCGCTCATGAACATGGCGAGATCCCCGCCTGCGACGCCGTTGACCCGGATGGTGGCGTTCCCGCGGAGACCATCGCCGATGAACCGCTGCCCGAGGACGTTGTCGACGACGATCTCGTCGGCCCCGTCCTCGATAGCCTTCCTGATCTGCTGGTTTAAGGGGGTGTAATGCACTCCCTTCGCATCGATCGTGACCTGTTTTGCCATTGTGCTCACGCTCCCACCGACTTGACGTCGAGGATATCGAGGAGCCCCTCGTCAAGCATGTAGCCCCGGAGCCGGTCGCGGTTGCCGCGCAGGCTCTCGATGCTGTTGATACCGGCCGCGCCCATCAGTTCGGTGATCTCGAGTGTCCAGGCGTGGATCAGGTTCGCGATCTGTTTCGATGCCACGTCGGGGTTCAAGCGATCCACGAGATCCTGGCGCTGGGTGGCGATCCCCCAGGGGCAGAGGCCCTGATAACAGTTCCCGCAGACCCGGCAGCCCATCGCCGCGAGCGCCGCGGTGCCGATGTAGACCGCGTCCGCCCCGAGGGCGATCGCCTTCACGACATCGGTGCTCTCACGGATGCTGCCGCAGGCGATGAGAGAGACCTCGTTCCGGAGACCCTGGTTGCGGAGTTCCTGGTCGGCGGTTGAGATGGCGACCTCGATCGGGATGCCGACGTGGTCGCGGAAGACCCGCGGTGCCGCGCCGGTACCGCCGCGGAACCCGTCGATGGCGATGGCGTCCACCCCGGAACGGGCGACGGCCGCCACGTTCTCGGCGTTGTTGTTAACGGCCGCGATCTTCGCGAAGACCGGTTTCTTCCGTTCCGTCGCCTCCTTGACGGAGTTGACGAGCTGGGGGAGGTCCTCGATGCCGTAGATGTCATGGTGCGGCGCAGGGCTGATCGCATCGCTACCCTGCGGGATCATCCTTGTCCTGGAGACGTCCGCACTCACCTTCTCGCCGGTGAGGTGCCCGCCGATGCCCGGTTTTGCTCCCTGGCCGAGTTTGAGTTCGATCGCGGCGCCGCGCTCCAGGTAGTCGACGTTCACGCCGAACCGCCCGGACGCGACCTGGACGATCATCCGGTCCTGGTAGGGGTAGAGGCCGGGATGCAGTCCGCCCTCGCCGGTGCCCATGTAGGTGCCCGTCTCCCTTGCCGCCCGCGCCATCGCCACGTGGGCGTTGAGGCTGATTGCACCGTAACTCATGTGCCCGAGCATGATCGGTGTCTCGAGCATGAGGTTCGGCGTGAGTTCCGTGGAGAGTTCGACGTCGCCGTTCGGTTTCTGCCTGAACTCGAGTTTCGACGGTTTCTTCCCGAGGTAGGTCCGGAGTTCGACGGGCTCGCGGAGCGGGTCGGTCGGGGGCGTGGTGACCTGGCAGGCGTCCAGCATCAGGTGATCGAAGATGATCGGGAGGTTCGCGACGCTGCCCATCCCGGCGAGGATGATCTTACCCGTCCTGGCCTGGTTGTAGATCGACTCCCTGACCGCCCTGGTCCAGACCGGGTGGCTCCGGTAGTCGCAGGGCTGCTCTTCGAGCATGATGGCGTCCCGGGGACAGTAGGCGAGGCACCGGTGGCAGGCGGTGCACTTCCGGGAGTTGATCAGGATCCGGTCGCCGTCCCGCCGGAAGACGCCGTAAGAACAGTTCTCGATGCATCGCTCGCATTCCATGCACTGTTCGCGGTCGATCGTGACCCGGTACCGGAGCGGCATGCTCCCAAGGTTGCTGCTCATGGGGCAACCCTCCCGATCACCGGCTCGCCTGCAGCCGGTCTCGCGATCGACTCGACGCCGGATTCCATCGCCCGGATCGCCGCCTCCTCGCTTGCGATGTAGAGGCGGTCGCCGCACTCGCCGACGACCATCGGCCGGAGTTTGCCCCGGTCGGTGAACCCGACCATCATGTCGGGGTTCGCGGCCACGACGGTGAACGGCCCGTTCATCGTCGCGGAGCCGTAGGCGAACCGGAGAGCCCGGTTCAGGTTCTGCTCGGCTTCGGGCATCCGGTCGATCTCCTCCCAGTAGGGCGGGGCGAGCGCGCGGATGGCGAGGCTGATGTCAAGGCCGTGCTTGCGCACTAACAGGTCGATCAGGTAGGCGATCACCTCGCTGTCGGTGCCGGTCGAGCAGTTGTAGCCGAAACTCTCGACGTAACGCCGGTTCGCGCCATAGGTGGTGGTCTTTCCGTTCTCGACGACGCTCCAGTCGTGCAGGTTGAACGGGTCGGGCCGTTCCCACAACTCAGGGCGGTTCGTCGCGTAACGGTTGTGCGCGAGCCAGATGTAGCCCTCGTAGTCCTGGATACGGTAG from Methanoculleus chikugoensis encodes the following:
- a CDS encoding glutamate synthase-related protein gives rise to the protein MSSNLGSMPLRYRVTIDREQCMECERCIENCSYGVFRRDGDRILINSRKCTACHRCLAYCPRDAIMLEEQPCDYRSHPVWTRAVRESIYNQARTGKIILAGMGSVANLPIIFDHLMLDACQVTTPPTDPLREPVELRTYLGKKPSKLEFRQKPNGDVELSTELTPNLMLETPIMLGHMSYGAISLNAHVAMARAARETGTYMGTGEGGLHPGLYPYQDRMIVQVASGRFGVNVDYLERGAAIELKLGQGAKPGIGGHLTGEKVSADVSRTRMIPQGSDAISPAPHHDIYGIEDLPQLVNSVKEATERKKPVFAKIAAVNNNAENVAAVARSGVDAIAIDGFRGGTGAAPRVFRDHVGIPIEVAISTADQELRNQGLRNEVSLIACGSIRESTDVVKAIALGADAVYIGTAALAAMGCRVCGNCYQGLCPWGIATQRQDLVDRLNPDVASKQIANLIHAWTLEITELMGAAGINSIESLRGNRDRLRGYMLDEGLLDILDVKSVGA
- a CDS encoding ABC transporter permease, producing the protein MDIIYTIWLRNIKRYLRSKSRIVGSLGMPLFFMLVLGFGLSSVVQIPGMGGEGYMGFIIPGIVAMSVLFTSVFSGIQVIWDKQFGFLKETLVAPVSRLEIMLGQTLGGATTAVIQGLILMVLALFIGLKPTSITGFFIALGFMVLIGVTFTAFGIAIASRMEDMHGFQLIMNFVIFPIFGLSGALFPINSLPAWLRPLTLADPLTYGVEGIRYGLTGTAQIHPLASLAVLGGCTVLMTVIGAYLFRKIRI
- a CDS encoding ATP-binding cassette domain-containing protein, with the protein product MHTDTPRYGAGAVPAIRVNNLTKSFDDFVAVDGISFTIESGEIFGLLGPNGAGKTTTISMLSTMLTPTSGTATVNGHDIVTDEDGVRKSIGIVFQDQSLDEELTAYENMDFHGRLYRIPGEVRRKRIDELLTLVGLEDRKDDLVKTYSGGMRRRLEIARGLLHEPKVLFLDEPTLGLDPQTRNHLWEYIEQLNNEKGITIILTTHYMEEADRLCDRVAIIDHGTIVALDTAENLKSSIGGDVVTIASPNPDAVINLLAAPWVSGIEEHDGSVTVRLQDADRHIPGIVTAIHQNGIDITSLSVRKPTLEDVFLHYTGRTIREETGSRKAMQMFRWAGRR
- a CDS encoding AbrB/MazE/SpoVT family DNA-binding domain-containing protein encodes the protein MFHNHHCRHDHNDKKHIFGTVKVGERGQIVIPKEARDIFDIRPGDTLMVLGDEDHGIAIVKADRFRRIAEKMLQIFEKAPEEPPEE
- a CDS encoding Coenzyme F420 hydrogenase/dehydrogenase, beta subunit C-terminal domain produces the protein METKTFKDLKSEVWDTELCSGCGACVAVCPADALRFAPGNTDAPVNIGYCKADNDGVPCGACYAACPRIDIATQGKMLGSYQDIVAARSVFPVERKQSGGAVTAILVNALDEGLIDAVVTVTRDPWTMKPSSAVITSSDALIKHAGSRYSWWVPLLASLKEAVVTRKYRRIAVVGVPCVARATQAIRASDHELLRPYAKAIRLVIGLFCTETFDYAKLVEGKLQSEKKIEPWEIHRLDIKGKLDVYLQDERQISIPLAELEESVRPGCHVCTDFTAVNADVSAGAVGSPDGYTTLVIRNDIGRGFVDRAVWQGKLATGGAVDLSLIKRLAAKKAERRQE